One Phycisphaerae bacterium RAS2 DNA window includes the following coding sequences:
- a CDS encoding Flagellar biosynthesis protein, FliO has product MRRSSFNPIVRCAARGTAALILFCFASHVTAEDDSGRVVTNAPVQTDGSAAAGVPADGGIAATTSASAPERFGAGVIRRGSERGAGVAAGNRAPGAASAPVSGLRMWLPLAFVLVVIVALAWAARRMFPRMGRVGGEGAITVLSRCALSPKQSLCLVRLGRRVVLLGLTADRINTLAEITDPDEAAMLTAAASSGRAQSFRSALAGMMSAYRPVAQNETGGIEAEQVSVGSDSRVGGSLPSVTALTDRVRGMARRGAAAR; this is encoded by the coding sequence GTGCGTCGATCATCTTTCAATCCAATCGTTCGATGCGCAGCGCGTGGTACGGCTGCCTTGATCCTGTTTTGCTTCGCGTCACACGTCACCGCGGAGGATGACAGCGGCCGGGTCGTGACCAATGCCCCCGTGCAGACGGACGGTTCCGCGGCTGCAGGCGTGCCAGCGGATGGGGGGATTGCGGCTACCACGAGCGCAAGTGCGCCCGAGCGGTTCGGCGCGGGCGTGATTCGGCGAGGTTCGGAGCGCGGCGCAGGCGTTGCAGCGGGCAACCGCGCGCCGGGCGCGGCGAGCGCGCCGGTAAGCGGATTGCGAATGTGGTTGCCGCTGGCATTTGTGCTGGTCGTGATCGTCGCGCTGGCCTGGGCGGCGCGTCGGATGTTCCCCCGAATGGGTCGCGTCGGCGGCGAAGGCGCGATCACGGTGTTGTCGCGCTGCGCGCTGTCACCGAAACAGAGCTTGTGTCTTGTGCGTTTGGGCCGGCGGGTCGTGTTGCTGGGGCTGACGGCCGATCGCATCAACACGCTGGCGGAGATCACCGATCCCGACGAGGCGGCGATGCTGACGGCGGCGGCATCGAGCGGGCGGGCGCAGTCGTTTCGCAGTGCGCTGGCCGGCATGATGAGCGCTTATCGACCCGTTGCGCAGAATGAGACAGGCGGCATCGAGGCGGAGCAAGTGTCGGTGGGCAGTGACTCACGGGTGGGAGGCTCGCTTCCGAGCGTGACGGCGCTGACGGATCGCGTGCGAGGCATGGCCCGGCGCGGCGCGGCAGCGCGGTAG